Part of the Pseudodesulfovibrio hydrargyri genome is shown below.
GAACCGCCCGACCATCGAAGGCGGCCTGGACCGGCTCAAGGGCGAACTGGACCGCATGGGGCCGGTCAGCGTGAACGAGATCAAGGCCGCGGTCATCTTCCTCCTGGTCCTGGGCTTCTGGGCCACGGACAAGCTGCACGGGCTGAGCGCCACGGCCGTGGCCCTGACCGGCGCGGGCATCTGCCTGCTGCCGTCCTTCTCCGGCCTGCCCAAGATCGGCGTCATCGACTGGAACAGCACCGACATCCCCTGGCACCTGCTCATGTTCAGCTTCGGCGCCTACGTCCTGGGCGGCGGCATCAAGGCCACCAACATCGTCGGCATCGGCATCAACAACCTGTTCAACGCCATGGGCCTCAACGGCGATCCCAACAAGCTCATGATCTTCTTGATCATCGCCGTGCTGTTCAACTACTCGTCCATCCTCAGCCAGAGCAAGACCGCGCGGACCATGATCTTCTTCCCGATCATCATCGGCATCGCCCAGAACTTCGGCTGGGACGTGCTCGGCTTCGCCCTGCCCATGGCCTTCCTGATCAACCAGGTCTACGTCCTCTACTTCAACAGCAAACCGGCGACCATCTGTTACCTCGCCAACCACTACTCCAGCTTCGAATCCTTCAAGTACGGCATCGTCATGCAGACCGTCGTGCTGCTTTGTCTGATCCCCTGGGCGCAATACGTCATGCCCCTGATGGGATTCGACAGCAAGCTCTGGTAGTGCCCCCCTTCCGGCGCGGGGGAAGACACCCCGCCCCCCGCGCCGGACCTCCTTGTCAGCCAGCGGCTCCGCCCCCGGAGCCGTGAACCCTTTTCCCGGCCGGGGCCCGGCCGGGCGTGATCGGCCGCCGCCAGAACCTTCCAACTTCCGGGATCAGCATCATGAGCATAAACATCCTCCGTTCCAGCATTAAAATAGAAAGACAGATCGACGAATTTCTGAACCAGATCAGCGAGGCGGGGCTGATCTTCAAGTCGGGCACCGAGGCCTACCTGGCGGGCGACGCCGAGGGATTCGAGGCCAAGCTGGCCGACATCACCCTCAAGGAACACCGGGGCGACGAGCTGCGCCGGACCATCGAGACGGCCCTGTACTCCAAGACTCTCATCCCCGAGTCGCGCGGCGACGTGCTCGAACTGCTCGAGAGCATGGATTACCTGCTGGGCGGGTTCAAGGGCGCGCTGTGGCGCATCGAGATCGAGTCCCCGGAGATCCCCGAACCCTTTCACGCGGGCATCCTCGAGTTGAGCGACAACGTGGTCAAGACCGCCGAGGCCATCGTCCTTTCGGCGCGGGCCTTTTTCAAGGACCTGTCCACGATCACCAACCACATGCACAAGGTCTCGTTCTGGGAGACCGAATGCGACAAGATCGTCTCCCGCCTGCAGCGGGACATCTTCCGCGACGACTCCCTGCGCCTGAGCCACAAGATGCAGTTGCGCGACTATACGGGCGGCTTGGACAAGATCGCGGACAAGGCCGAGGACGTGGCCGACAAGCTGGCCATCTACGTCATCAAGCGCTCGCTGTAGGGGGCGTCGGGCATGACATCCATCTTTTTTTCGAGCGGCATATTCCTGGGCTGGTCCCTGGGCGCGAACAACATGTCCAACGTCTTCGGCACGGCCGTGGGCACCCGGATGATCCGTTTCCGTACCGCGGCCGTCTGGTGCAGCGCGTTCGTCATCCTCGGTTCGGTGGTCAGCGGCGGCGGAGCCTCGGAGACCCTGGGCAGGCTGGGCTCCATCAACGCCCTGGCCGGGGCCTTCATGGTCGCCCTGGCCTCGGCCGTGACCATGTTCGTCATGACCAAGGCGAGCTACCCGGCCTCCACCTCCCAGACCATCGTCGGCTCCATTGTGGGTTGGAACCTTTTTTCCGGGTCGCTCATCGACTACGGGGCCCTGACGCGCATCCTGTCCACCTGGGTCTTCTGCCCCGTCCTGGCGGCGCTCTTCTCCATGCTCCTGTACGTTCTGTGCCGCAGGCTGTTGCGCTTGACCAAGCCGCACATGCTCACACAGGACCACCTGACCCGCCTGGGGCTGCTCCTGGCCGGGATCTTCGGCTCCTACGCCCTGGGGGCCAACAACATCTCCACGGTCATGGGCGTGTTCGTGCCCATCTCCGATTTTTCGCCCATCAACCTTTTCGGCCTGGTCACCCTGAGCGCGGCGCAGCAGCTCTTCTTCCTCGGCGGCCTGGCCATCGCCGTGGGCGTGTTCACCTATTCCAAGAAGGTCATCATGACCGTGGGCGGCGGCGGGATCATGAAGCTCTCGCCCGTGGCCGCCTTCATCGTGGTCGTCTCCCACTCCCTGGTCCTGACCATCTTCTCCTCCCAGGGGCTGAGCGACGCCTTCGTCTCCCTGGGGCTGCCCGCCATTCCGCTGGTGCCCGTGTCCAGTTCCCAGGCCATCGTGGGTGCGGTGGTCGGCATCGGACTGCTCAAAGGCGGCCGCGCCATCCGCTGGCGCACGGTGGGGGCCATCTGCAGCAGCTGGGCGGTGACCCCGGTCCTGGCGGCGGGCATCTGCTTCGTCTCCCTGTTCTTCCTGCAGAACGTGTTCATGCAGCAGACCTACCGTCCGGAGCGCTACCGGCTGACCGGGGCCGAGGCGGCCCGGCTGGCTCCCGAGGTGGATACCGCCGGGCTGGACGGCCTGCTCGGGCGGACCTTTGCCAATGCCCGGGACTTCAAGGACCGGCTGGACCGGGTCCGGGAGTACTCAGAGGCCGACCTGCGGCGGATCATGGAGACCGCCAGGCTGTGTGATGCGTCGGCGGCCACGGCGCTTCAGGGAGCGGCGGACGCCGAAGGCGCGGCGCGGGGGGCGATGCCGTGAATCGCCATCCGCACCTGGCCGGTGCCGTGTTCCTGGCCTTGGTCCTGGCCGCTTCCCTGACCATGCCGTCCCTGGCCGGGACAGGGGGGCCGTCCCGGTCCGCCGTCGCCCGCCCGGCCGCATCCGGGGCGTTGCCGCGCGCAACGAAAGTCGGGACGAGCGGTTTCGGACCGCAAAAGACGGTTGCCAACGCGGAGCCGCCGGACTACTGGTCGTCACCGGCCCGCGTCAAGGCCGAGGTTTGACCGGCGCCCGGGCAGGGCATCCTCGACAGCAACAACCGGCGGACAGCCGCCTTTGGGTGTGACACAATGCAACAACTCGTGCATCTCGTTCTGATCATGGGGGCCGCGCTCGCCGGCGGGCTGCTCGCCAGCCGCCTGAACGTGCCCGGCAGCGTCATCATCGGCGCCATGCTCGGCGTCATCGTCCTGAAACTGTGCCTGGCGGCCCCCCTGGCCCTGCCCAGGCAGTGGTCGCTCTTCATCCAGATCGTGGTCGGGGCCACGGTCGGCTCGCGCTTCTCCCTGGACATGCTCCAGCAGCTCAGGCACTACGCGGTGCCCATCCTGCTCTCGGCGCTGCTGCTGATCCTCCTGGGCAGCGTCATGGCCGTGGTCTTCACCAAGTTCTGGGGCATCGACCCGGGCACGGCCTTCATCAGCACCAGCCCCGGGGCAATGACCGCCATGACCGGCATGGCCGGCGGCCTGAACGTGGACATCTTCCTGGTCCTGACCTTCCACATCACCCGGGTCATCCTGGTCATCCTCCTCGCCCCGGCGATCATGCGCATCAGCCGTCTGTTTCTCTAGCCGCCGCGAGTATGCGACACGAAGACAACGGGTTGCGGCCATGCCGCAACCCTCGCCCAACCCTGGAATCCGCAACGGAAAAGGCCCCGCGAGGAATCGCAGGGCCTTTGGCATCTGGAGTGGTGTTCGGGACAGAACTGAACTGCCGACACGGGGGCATCAGATCAATAGCCGACGGTAAAGCGCTCCCGAACATGCGCGGGCTTTTCCAGCTCATCCACCAGGGCGATGGCGAAATCCTCGAACGAGATGCTCGAGCCCGCTTCGGTGCTCAAAAGCTGGTCCTTCCCCAGCCTGAATTTGCCCGTCCGCTCGCCGGGGACAAACAGGGCCGAAGGGGAGAGGAAGGTCCAATCGAGATCGGTGACGGATTTCAGGTAGTCCAGGAAGTCCGCGCCCTTTGACGCCTCGGGCTTGTACTCCTCCGGAAAGTCGGGCTGATCTATCAGTTTTTTCCCCGGAGCGACCTCAAGGCTTCCGGCCCCGCCGACGACGAGATAACGCTTTACGCCGGCATCCCTGACGGCCTGGACAAGGACCGCGGGATCGCTGTCGACGAAGCGTACCGCGCTGATCACGGCGTCATGCCCTTTCAAGAGGGGAGCGAGGCTCTTCCCGTCGTGAACGTCGCCTGTTAGCGGAGTGACGCCGTCAAGCCGGGCGATCTTTTCAGGGTGGCGGGCTATTCCCGTCACGGTATGATTGCGGGATGTCAATTCCTTCAGAATTCTGGTTCCGACATTACCGGATGCGCCGATCAGTACGATAGTTGCCATAATGGCCTCCTAGGTATATTAATGAGACGTAGTATTTTTTCTAGACCATAGCCGAGCCCAAAATTTATGACAAGAAGTCAAAATACAATGACCAGGTCAGTGCCGGCTGACCTGCCCAACCCTTCAGGAATTGGATCATGAAAGACGACCAGCTGATATCCTTTGAACAGCCGTGCCCGATACGGGATGTGCTCGACCGCATCGGCGATAAATGGAGTTTGCTTGTCCTTCATTCGTTGTCCGAGGGCACCCTGCGGTTCAACGGGCTTGTCCGGAACGTTGAAGACATCTCCAAACAGATGCTGTCCAAGACGCTCAAGCGGCTGGAAAAGGACGGCTTCATAAGGCGTACGCTCTATGCGGAAGTCCCGTTGCGGGTGGAGTACGAACTGACCGACATCGGGAAATCCTTCCTCAAGCCCATGGCCGAACTCATCCGCTGGGCCAATGCGAATCACCGGGACATCGTCCTTGCCAGGCAGCAGTACCGACTCACCAATTCGAATCGATAACGGACCGCTTTCCCCCAGCCGAAAAAAGAAAAAGCCCTTGCGAAGAGTTCTTCGCAAGGGCTTGTTTTCCAGATGGTGCTCGGGGACAGAATTGAACTGCCGACACGGGGATTTTCAGTCCCCTGCTCTACCGACTGAGCTACCCGAGCAACCGGTCGAGAAGTTGGGGTTTACCGAAATGGCGGGCGGTTGGCAACCCCTTTTTTTCAAGAGGGCGTCTTTTTGGCCGTGGACAGGGGCGCTTGAGTGCCCTCGTCCTCCGGGGGGGCGCCCATTTCCATGATCTTGGCCGCGTAGGCCCGGCGCAGGGCGTCCATGTAGTCCACGTCCACCGGGCCCTTCCAGGTGGTGATCTCGGTGTACCGCTTGGGGATGACGACCTCGTCCGGGCGGTAGCCCATTTCCAGGCGCAGCCGCCAGCGCATGCGCTGGACCCGCCTGCCGATGTCCTCCATGGACCCGTTCAGCTCGCCGTAGCCCACGGATTCGAGCGCCTCGGCCAAAAGATCGTCCTTGTACACCCCGCGCGAGAACAGGCAGCCGACCATGCAGTTGAGCACGATCCGCTCCCGGCCGTCCTGGAGCAGGAAGTTCAACGCCTTGTCCACGTCCTTTTCGTCGTGCTTCTGGTCGTAGGCGTAGCCGCCGGAGTCCAGGTGCGAGTGGCGGAAGCCGAGCCCCTCGGCCACGAAAAAGACCTCGCCCGTGGCGTAGCCGGCCATCTCCTGGCCGAGCACGCAGGCGTAGTCCTCGCCGCCGTACCGCTTGGCGCACTTCATGGTCCCCTGGGCCAGCAATCGGTAGAAGTCGTTGTCCTGGCGGCCGAGATGCTCCACGGCGCGCATGTAGGTCTCGGAATCGCCCCACTTGAGCGGCTCCAGCGTTTCATTTTCGGAGATGGCGCCTTTTTCGAGCGCCTCGGTGGCCCAGGCCAGGGCCACGCCCGCGGACATGCAGTCCAGCCCCTCCTTCTCGATGACGTCGAGGATGCGCAGGACCTCGGGGGCCTCGGTCACCTCGAGCATGCCGCCGCAGGAGAATATGGGCTCGTAGTCGTAGCCCACCTGGCGGTAGAGATACTGGTTGTTTGTCTGAAACTGCTCGCGCACGAAGCCCACGTGGATGCAGCCCACCGGGCAGCCCGCACAGGCCGCGTTCCGGAGCAGGGTGTCGTCGGCAAAGGTCTCGCCCGAAATCTTCTCGGCCTCGGGACTGGAAGTCTGCTGCAGGTTCTTCCACGGCAGGGACTTGAGCGCGTTGAGCGGGTTGATGTTCACCGCCGTGCCCAGGCCGTGGTATTTGGCCATCATCTCGGTGGTGGTCAGCTGCTCGAAGATGTGCTTGTACAGCTTGGGGTACGCCTTGCCCTCGGGCAGGTCGAACCCCCGGTCGCCGAGCACGCAGATGGCCTTGAGGTTCTTGGCCCCCATGACAGCGCCGCCGCCCATGCGCCCGAAATGGCGGAAGGTGTCCACGTTGATGCAGGCGTAGGCCGACAGGTTCTCGCCCGCCGGGCCGATGCGCATGATCGAGCGGCGGCCCGAGCCCGGGAATATCTTGCGCAGCACGCGCCCGGTCTGGATGGCGTCGAAACCGCGCATGTACTCCACGTCGCGGACGTCCACCAGGCGCGAGCCCACGCAGACGGCGGTCAGCCGCTTGGCCTTGCCGGTCACGACAAGCGCGTCCAGGTCGGCGAAGCGCAGGGACAGGGCGGATTTCCCGCCCGCGTAGCTCTCGGTGTACTGGTTGTGGTAGGGCGAGCGGAAGGCGCAGCAGGTCTTGCTCATCAGCGGGAAGTAGCCGGTCAGCGGGCCGATGGCGAAGATCAGGGGCTGCTCGGGGTCGTCCCAGTCGCGGTCGATGTGCCCGAACTCCCGGAACAGGTGCGCGGCCAGGCCGGAGCCGCCCAGGTATTCGGCCCGGCCGGGGATCTCCTTGAGCCGGGTCTTGCCCGTGGTCAGGTCGACCACCATGACGCGGAAGAAATCTCTAATCATCGCTGCCTTCCTCCTCTTCCCGGGACGGCAGGTCCACCAGCTCCAGACAGTCGTGGGGGCAGTAGGGCACGCACTGGCCGCAGTGGATGCACACGTAGGGATTGACCAGGTGGTCCAGGAAGATGGCGTCCACCGGGCACGCCTCGGCGCACTTGCCGCAGCGGATGCACAGGTTGCGCTTCTGGATCACGCCGCCGTCCCGGCGCTGGGCGAGCGAGCCCGTGGGACAGGCCTGGGCGCAGGGGGCCGGGTGGCAGGCCAGGCAGACGCGCGCCTCGAAACCCGTGGACAGGCCGCCGGACGACGAGATGCGGATGCCCGCCTTGTTCCAGGAAAGGACCTTGTGGACCTGTCTCGCACAGGCCAGCGAACAGGAATGGCAGCCGATGCATCGTTCCATGCGGGCCGCTCTGAGAGCTTTCATCAAATGCCTCCGGGTCGGGAACGCCGGGTTGGAATCATTCCGTGATTTGCAGGATATCCTGCTTGAGCGCCCACAGGATATGATTTTTGATCCGGGTGACATTCAGGTGGGGCGCCACGTCCGATACCTTGCGTATCAGGCTGGCGCTGTCAACCGGGTTGCGGGCGAAAAAGGCCAGCCGCCGGACGGCCTCAAGGTCGATGGCGTCCTTCAGCCCCGCGTACACGTTGGGAAAATCACGGTTTCGGTAAAATGCCTCCCCGGTGCGGCCGATGGACAGTTTCACGCCGTCGTCCAGGGTCCGCGCGGGATAGTGGCCGAAGATGCGCCCGTACTCCGGGGCCAGGGGATGGGGCAGGTCGCGCAGCGGCCCGGCCTCGACCGGCTCTTCCCACAGCGCGTCCCACAGGGCCGTGTATTGCCCGATGACCTCGGGCCAGTGGAACAGGCGGCGCACCCGGTCCCGTCCGGCCGCGCCCATGGCCGCGCGCAGCCCCGGGTCGCGGACCAGCCGCCCGAGCGCCCCGGCCAGGGCCGGAATGTCCACGGCCGTGGTCTGGGCCAGGGCGAGGTGGTACTGGTTGTCGAAATTGAGCGGCGCGTCCAGGTCCACGTCCGGGGTCTCGGCGAGCCCCATGGTCGGCACCAGCAGGCCGGTTTCTTCGTGGGTCACGATGTCCCGGTACCCGTCGTAGTCCGAGGCCACCACGGGCAGGCCGAAGGCCCCGGCCTCGACCAGGGTGATGCCGAAGGTTTCCTGGGGGTTGTCCGCGATGGACACGAACACGTCCGCCTGCCGGAACAGCTCCCGCTTGCGCGCTTCGTCCGGCCGCAGGACCACGCTCAGGGGCACGCCCGCGTTGTCAGCCAGGTGGGTCAGGGTGTCCAGGACGTGCGTCTCCCGCTCGGCCCAGCCCGCCAGAACCAGCTCCACGGACTTCGGGTCGAGCCCGTCCAGGATCAGCCGGTGCAGGGCGCGGACCAGCGGAACCAGGTCCATCTTCGAGTGGTGGGAGATGCGTCCGAAGACCAGGATGCGCGTCGGGCCGTCCTTCTCGGCCTGGCCCGGAACGTAGGCGTCCGCGTCCACGGCCAGGGGGATGCGTTCGAGCCTCGGCCCGGGGTGGGTCGCCTCGCTCAATCCGAACCCCGCGCGCAACTGCCCGAAGAATCCCTCCACCGCGATCCTGCCGGCCGTCGAGGTGCAGACGATGGCGTCGCGCCGGGTGGCGCCCGGCCACAGGTGCTGCAGAAACGCCTTGGGATAGGCCGCGTAGCTCAGGGAATGGATCGGCCCGGTGACCGGAAAGATGCGCTCGCTCAGGCGGTTGCGCATGCGTGAAAGAAACGGCTGGCTGGCGATGCAGTCCGACAGATGGAAGCAGTGGTAGGCCGTGTCCGCCAATCGCCCGGGCAGCGCCTCCCGGAGCATGAGCCGGACGCGCCCGTCCTCGAGCATGCCGGGCGCGGTTTGTTCCAGATGCCCCCGCAGCGGGCCAAGGGTCCGCTTGCCGGGCAGAAAGAAATGGTATTCGTCAAACGGGTCGGCCTGGAGCAGGGCGTCCAGGAAGCCGACATTGGCCACGGTGCGGCCCATGACGGGACCGCCCTCGAAAAACGGGTCCAGCGTCCCCCAGATGCGTTTTGTGCCGGTCATGACTAGGTAAAGACCGTTCCCGGCCGGTTTGTCAATGGCCGGGCGCTCCCCCAAGGGGGCAGATTATGCCGTCCGGCCCGGCCCGGCCGCTCCCTTCGCTACAATTTTCCCCAGCCATATCAACTCCCTGTCGATCCGCTCACCGCTCCTTTTCCGTTTGCCGTTCCGCGTGGCCCCGATTTTGCTCAATCCCTCGCAGGGCGGGGCTCTCCGCCAAAGTTTTGACGTCGTAAAGGAGCACGATGCAGAATGCCTAGACAGTCCATGAAACGAGGAAGACGGCCCGAACTCATGTGGGGACTCGGTCTTGCCGAATCCGAGATGCGCCAGATCATCGACGGCGTCGGACCCGGCTTCCACGTCCGCAATTTTCCCGAGGACGCGCTGCCCGTGAGCCGTGAGCTGGAACAGGAGGAAAAACCCTCGGCCGCCTGGATACCCTGGTCGGTCTGGTCCGCCTTCCCCGAATCCCGCAAGCAGGAATACCGCGACCAGGACGAGACCCACCGCATCCTCATCCAGGACGGCGAAGCGGAAGTCGAAATGGAACAGGTCCTCGCCGAAGGGTTCCTGACCGCCGTGGACCTGCCCCTGACCCGGCCCAAGATCCAGGACGTCATGTTCCGGGCCAAGGAAGTGAAGAGCCTCTACTCGGACATCTACCGGATGACCGAGGAGATCATGCTCGAACGCGAACTGCTGGCCCGCAAGACCGACCAGCTCATGTTCCTGAACAAGCTGCTCGCCTCGGCCACCGAAAGCCTCGATGCAGGCACCATCCTGGCCAACGCCAAGAACTCCCTGGGCCTCATCCTGCCCGTCAAGGTGCTCCACGCCGCCTTCTGGAACACCGGCTCGGACAACGCCGCCGACGTGGAGGTATTCCTCAACGGCAAGATGATCCCGGCTTCGGAGTCCGAATGGATCGAACGGCTCATGGCCTCGGCCTGCTCCCTGGGCTCGGGCGCGGTCAACGGCTTTCAGATTTCCTACACCGACCCCGCGCGCAGGCCCGAATACTCCCTGGCCCCGGACCAGGGCAAGCTCGTGACCATGCCGCTTACCGCCGGACACCAGACCTTCGGCTGCCTGACCCTGCTCTGCGAACCCGGCTACCGGCTGGGCAAGGACCAGGTCGAAACCCTGCGCTCCGCCGTCAATCACGTCGGGCTGGCCCTG
Proteins encoded:
- a CDS encoding DUF47 domain-containing protein, with the translated sequence MSINILRSSIKIERQIDEFLNQISEAGLIFKSGTEAYLAGDAEGFEAKLADITLKEHRGDELRRTIETALYSKTLIPESRGDVLELLESMDYLLGGFKGALWRIEIESPEIPEPFHAGILELSDNVVKTAEAIVLSARAFFKDLSTITNHMHKVSFWETECDKIVSRLQRDIFRDDSLRLSHKMQLRDYTGGLDKIADKAEDVADKLAIYVIKRSL
- a CDS encoding inorganic phosphate transporter, producing the protein MTSIFFSSGIFLGWSLGANNMSNVFGTAVGTRMIRFRTAAVWCSAFVILGSVVSGGGASETLGRLGSINALAGAFMVALASAVTMFVMTKASYPASTSQTIVGSIVGWNLFSGSLIDYGALTRILSTWVFCPVLAALFSMLLYVLCRRLLRLTKPHMLTQDHLTRLGLLLAGIFGSYALGANNISTVMGVFVPISDFSPINLFGLVTLSAAQQLFFLGGLAIAVGVFTYSKKVIMTVGGGGIMKLSPVAAFIVVVSHSLVLTIFSSQGLSDAFVSLGLPAIPLVPVSSSQAIVGAVVGIGLLKGGRAIRWRTVGAICSSWAVTPVLAAGICFVSLFFLQNVFMQQTYRPERYRLTGAEAARLAPEVDTAGLDGLLGRTFANARDFKDRLDRVREYSEADLRRIMETARLCDASAATALQGAADAEGAARGAMP
- a CDS encoding AbrB family transcriptional regulator produces the protein MQQLVHLVLIMGAALAGGLLASRLNVPGSVIIGAMLGVIVLKLCLAAPLALPRQWSLFIQIVVGATVGSRFSLDMLQQLRHYAVPILLSALLLILLGSVMAVVFTKFWGIDPGTAFISTSPGAMTAMTGMAGGLNVDIFLVLTFHITRVILVILLAPAIMRISRLFL
- a CDS encoding NAD(P)-dependent oxidoreductase; the encoded protein is MATIVLIGASGNVGTRILKELTSRNHTVTGIARHPEKIARLDGVTPLTGDVHDGKSLAPLLKGHDAVISAVRFVDSDPAVLVQAVRDAGVKRYLVVGGAGSLEVAPGKKLIDQPDFPEEYKPEASKGADFLDYLKSVTDLDWTFLSPSALFVPGERTGKFRLGKDQLLSTEAGSSISFEDFAIALVDELEKPAHVRERFTVGY
- a CDS encoding winged helix-turn-helix transcriptional regulator yields the protein MKDDQLISFEQPCPIRDVLDRIGDKWSLLVLHSLSEGTLRFNGLVRNVEDISKQMLSKTLKRLEKDGFIRRTLYAEVPLRVEYELTDIGKSFLKPMAELIRWANANHRDIVLARQQYRLTNSNR
- a CDS encoding aldehyde ferredoxin oxidoreductase N-terminal domain-containing protein produces the protein MIRDFFRVMVVDLTTGKTRLKEIPGRAEYLGGSGLAAHLFREFGHIDRDWDDPEQPLIFAIGPLTGYFPLMSKTCCAFRSPYHNQYTESYAGGKSALSLRFADLDALVVTGKAKRLTAVCVGSRLVDVRDVEYMRGFDAIQTGRVLRKIFPGSGRRSIMRIGPAGENLSAYACINVDTFRHFGRMGGGAVMGAKNLKAICVLGDRGFDLPEGKAYPKLYKHIFEQLTTTEMMAKYHGLGTAVNINPLNALKSLPWKNLQQTSSPEAEKISGETFADDTLLRNAACAGCPVGCIHVGFVREQFQTNNQYLYRQVGYDYEPIFSCGGMLEVTEAPEVLRILDVIEKEGLDCMSAGVALAWATEALEKGAISENETLEPLKWGDSETYMRAVEHLGRQDNDFYRLLAQGTMKCAKRYGGEDYACVLGQEMAGYATGEVFFVAEGLGFRHSHLDSGGYAYDQKHDEKDVDKALNFLLQDGRERIVLNCMVGCLFSRGVYKDDLLAEALESVGYGELNGSMEDIGRRVQRMRWRLRLEMGYRPDEVVIPKRYTEITTWKGPVDVDYMDALRRAYAAKIMEMGAPPEDEGTQAPLSTAKKTPS
- a CDS encoding 4Fe-4S binding protein, with protein sequence MKALRAARMERCIGCHSCSLACARQVHKVLSWNKAGIRISSSGGLSTGFEARVCLACHPAPCAQACPTGSLAQRRDGGVIQKRNLCIRCGKCAEACPVDAIFLDHLVNPYVCIHCGQCVPYCPHDCLELVDLPSREEEEGSDD
- a CDS encoding glycosyltransferase family 4 protein, with amino-acid sequence MTGTKRIWGTLDPFFEGGPVMGRTVANVGFLDALLQADPFDEYHFFLPGKRTLGPLRGHLEQTAPGMLEDGRVRLMLREALPGRLADTAYHCFHLSDCIASQPFLSRMRNRLSERIFPVTGPIHSLSYAAYPKAFLQHLWPGATRRDAIVCTSTAGRIAVEGFFGQLRAGFGLSEATHPGPRLERIPLAVDADAYVPGQAEKDGPTRILVFGRISHHSKMDLVPLVRALHRLILDGLDPKSVELVLAGWAERETHVLDTLTHLADNAGVPLSVVLRPDEARKRELFRQADVFVSIADNPQETFGITLVEAGAFGLPVVASDYDGYRDIVTHEETGLLVPTMGLAETPDVDLDAPLNFDNQYHLALAQTTAVDIPALAGALGRLVRDPGLRAAMGAAGRDRVRRLFHWPEVIGQYTALWDALWEEPVEAGPLRDLPHPLAPEYGRIFGHYPARTLDDGVKLSIGRTGEAFYRNRDFPNVYAGLKDAIDLEAVRRLAFFARNPVDSASLIRKVSDVAPHLNVTRIKNHILWALKQDILQITE
- a CDS encoding sensor domain-containing diguanylate cyclase, translated to MKRGRRPELMWGLGLAESEMRQIIDGVGPGFHVRNFPEDALPVSRELEQEEKPSAAWIPWSVWSAFPESRKQEYRDQDETHRILIQDGEAEVEMEQVLAEGFLTAVDLPLTRPKIQDVMFRAKEVKSLYSDIYRMTEEIMLERELLARKTDQLMFLNKLLASATESLDAGTILANAKNSLGLILPVKVLHAAFWNTGSDNAADVEVFLNGKMIPASESEWIERLMASACSLGSGAVNGFQISYTDPARRPEYSLAPDQGKLVTMPLTAGHQTFGCLTLLCEPGYRLGKDQVETLRSAVNHVGLALRNALAFKEVKLRADRDGLTRLYNRRSFDERLVYEIKRRSRYHHDLSLLMVDLDHFKSVNDTYGHKAGDLVLRKVGEILSTVFRTTDLAARYGGEEFVVLLPHTSEEAAWKLAERVRTAVENCAFDFNGRNFSVTASIGVASVEGGSLASTDDDLVLKADKALYQAKNNGRNMVVVSGQKSTPAHNAMQ